One genomic region from Paroceanicella profunda encodes:
- the hemP gene encoding hemin uptake protein HemP gives MTDDPRPADLPAAPEVSEDPLRVFDTAPRHEVRDLTAGGSEAVILLDGKSYLLRITRQGKLILTK, from the coding sequence ATGACCGACGACCCGCGCCCGGCCGACCTCCCCGCCGCCCCGGAGGTGTCCGAGGACCCGCTGCGGGTGTTCGACACCGCTCCGCGCCACGAGGTGCGGGACCTCACCGCCGGCGGCTCGGAGGCGGTGATCCTGCTCGACGGCAAGAGCTACCTGCTGCGCATCACCCGCCAGGGCAAGCTGATCCTCACCAAGTAG
- a CDS encoding ATP-binding cassette domain-containing protein yields MADPAALTLEGAGLVLSGRRVLQDITLAVHPGELLALCGPNGAGKSSLLSLLAGDRRPDTGAARLSGAPVTSLSPARLARARAVLEQAPASALPFTVEALAGLGIPREIAPAEARRLVSGVLADTRLEARARVPLSRLSGGQQLRAHLARTLAQLRAGRLLGGGHWLLLDEPTASLDIAQQIVTMRLAAAEARAGAGVVAVLHDLNLAAAFADRIGLMEAGRLVALGPPRTVCTPSRLGQLYATEVRVETGPDGTLRILPSYGAPPTPVPGQAPR; encoded by the coding sequence ATGGCTGATCCCGCCGCCCTCACGCTGGAGGGCGCCGGCCTCGTCCTGTCCGGACGGCGGGTGCTGCAGGACATCACCCTCGCCGTGCACCCGGGCGAGCTGCTGGCGCTCTGCGGCCCGAACGGCGCGGGGAAGTCCAGCCTGCTCTCGCTCCTGGCGGGCGACCGGAGGCCCGACACCGGCGCGGCGCGGCTTTCCGGCGCGCCCGTCACCTCCCTCTCCCCGGCGCGGCTGGCCCGGGCCCGGGCGGTGCTCGAACAGGCCCCGGCCAGCGCCCTGCCCTTCACCGTCGAGGCCCTGGCCGGGCTGGGCATTCCGCGCGAGATCGCCCCGGCGGAGGCCCGGCGGCTGGTCTCCGGCGTGCTCGCGGACACGCGGCTGGAGGCACGGGCGCGGGTCCCGCTCTCCCGCCTGTCGGGGGGGCAGCAGTTGCGCGCCCACCTCGCCCGGACACTGGCGCAGCTGCGCGCCGGGCGGCTGCTCGGCGGCGGCCACTGGCTGCTGCTGGACGAGCCCACCGCCAGCCTCGACATCGCCCAGCAGATCGTCACCATGCGGCTGGCGGCGGCCGAGGCCCGGGCCGGCGCAGGCGTGGTCGCGGTGCTGCATGACCTCAACCTCGCCGCCGCCTTCGCGGACCGGATCGGGCTGATGGAGGCCGGGCGGCTGGTGGCGCTCGGGCCGCCGCGCACGGTCTGCACCCCCTCGCGCCTCGGGCAGCTCTACGCTACAGAGGTCCGCGTCGAAACCGGGCCGGACGGCACGCTGCGCATCCTGCCGAGCTACGGCGCGCCCCCGACACCCGTTCCGGGCCAAGCGCCCCGATGA
- a CDS encoding GntR family transcriptional regulator, translated as MRAILDHRLPPGTRLTEEAAAAHYGVGRTVVRTALLSLAHDGLVTIERNRGAFVARPAPQEAREVFEARSLLEPRAARLAAQRATPADIEDLRRHLREEHGALAAGDTGSAVLLSGQFHTRIAEIAAQETIASFVRALVSRSSLVIALYWRRRDTVCESHAHHELLSAIGRGDGAAAEELMQSHLVDLLSGLDLSDGIRPVSSLAKALQG; from the coding sequence ATGCGCGCCATTCTCGACCACCGGCTGCCCCCCGGCACCCGGCTCACCGAGGAAGCGGCGGCAGCGCATTACGGCGTGGGGCGCACGGTGGTGCGCACGGCGCTGCTCTCGCTCGCGCATGACGGGCTCGTCACCATCGAGCGCAATCGCGGCGCCTTCGTCGCCCGCCCGGCCCCGCAGGAAGCGCGGGAGGTGTTCGAGGCCCGCTCGCTGCTGGAACCGCGCGCCGCCCGGCTCGCCGCGCAGCGCGCCACCCCCGCCGACATCGAGGACCTGCGCCGCCACCTGAGGGAGGAGCACGGCGCGCTCGCCGCGGGGGACACCGGCAGCGCCGTCCTCCTCTCCGGCCAGTTCCACACCCGCATCGCCGAGATCGCCGCGCAGGAAACCATCGCCAGCTTCGTGCGCGCCCTCGTCTCGCGCTCCTCGCTGGTGATCGCGCTCTACTGGCGCCGGCGCGACACCGTGTGCGAGAGCCATGCCCACCATGAACTGCTGTCGGCCATCGGCCGGGGAGACGGCGCCGCCGCGGAGGAACTGATGCAGAGCCACCTCGTGGATCTCCTGTCCGGGCTCGACCTGTCGGACGGCATCCGCCCCGTCTCCAGCCTCGCCAAGGCGTTGCAGGGATGA
- a CDS encoding MATE family efflux transporter — protein MATTAPAAGPRRGSQEARRRLLDRPLATLFRLCIPGMGATLIQSVLVMVEGAFLGHAGPVPFAAASLVFPCYMLSLMLAGGAIGGAISGAIARALGAGDLRRANVVLRLALLIAASAGLIKTVLILGLGRMLFSLMGGEGPVLDAAVTYSQVLFSGIVLLWLYNMMGAALRGSGDMVRPLMGSFTVVSTHFLCIQALRFAPESWAVPGAAGALVLAYAAGCSFLAVVLSRPGRELRLSAYGWGGLSGAGRLLRAGMLAGGQSTITILYAIVVTAAFGRFGPEWLAGYGIGARLELTVIPIIFGVGGSLMVVSGTLLGAGKAGLAVRTAWTGALLTSVAMGVLGSVLALWPQLWWSLFTTDPDVAAAASAYLGRVSPLYFFFGLGLCLYCASQGLETLAMPVLGAVLRFVIVAGGIALLGGAGGLTPDRLLLLVAVAMTLYGVFVAVGLHFGAWRKLARG, from the coding sequence ATGGCCACCACCGCCCCCGCCGCAGGGCCTCGCCGCGGCTCGCAGGAGGCGCGGCGCCGCCTGCTGGACCGCCCGCTCGCCACGCTGTTCCGGCTCTGCATTCCGGGGATGGGGGCGACGCTGATCCAGTCGGTTCTGGTGATGGTGGAGGGCGCGTTCCTCGGCCACGCGGGCCCGGTGCCCTTCGCCGCGGCAAGCCTCGTCTTTCCCTGCTACATGCTGTCGCTGATGCTGGCGGGCGGCGCCATCGGCGGGGCGATTTCCGGGGCCATCGCCCGGGCGCTCGGCGCGGGGGATCTGCGCCGCGCCAACGTGGTGCTGCGCCTCGCGCTGCTCATCGCCGCCTCGGCCGGGCTGATCAAGACGGTGCTCATCCTGGGGCTCGGCCGCATGCTGTTCTCCCTCATGGGGGGCGAGGGGCCGGTGCTGGACGCGGCGGTCACCTATTCGCAGGTGCTGTTTTCCGGCATCGTGCTGCTCTGGCTCTACAACATGATGGGGGCGGCGCTGCGCGGCTCGGGCGACATGGTCCGGCCGCTGATGGGCTCCTTCACCGTGGTGAGCACCCATTTCCTGTGCATCCAGGCGCTGCGCTTCGCCCCGGAAAGCTGGGCCGTGCCCGGAGCCGCCGGGGCGCTGGTGCTGGCCTATGCGGCGGGCTGCAGCTTCCTGGCGGTGGTGCTGTCACGCCCGGGGCGGGAGCTGCGGCTGTCCGCCTACGGCTGGGGCGGGCTCAGCGGCGCGGGCCGGCTGCTGCGCGCGGGCATGCTGGCGGGCGGGCAGTCCACCATCACCATCCTCTACGCCATCGTGGTCACCGCCGCCTTCGGGCGGTTCGGGCCGGAATGGCTGGCGGGCTACGGCATCGGCGCGCGCCTCGAACTCACCGTGATCCCGATCATCTTCGGGGTCGGCGGCTCGCTCATGGTGGTGTCGGGCACGCTGCTGGGCGCCGGAAAGGCAGGGCTGGCGGTGCGCACCGCCTGGACGGGCGCGCTCCTCACCTCGGTGGCGATGGGGGTGCTGGGCAGCGTGCTGGCGCTCTGGCCGCAGCTGTGGTGGAGCCTGTTCACCACGGATCCGGACGTGGCGGCCGCGGCCTCCGCCTACCTCGGCCGGGTGAGCCCGCTCTATTTCTTCTTCGGTCTCGGGCTGTGCCTCTACTGCGCCAGCCAGGGGCTGGAAACGCTGGCGATGCCGGTGCTCGGCGCGGTGCTGCGCTTCGTGATCGTGGCCGGCGGCATTGCCCTGCTCGGGGGAGCGGGAGGGCTCACGCCCGACCGGCTGCTCCTGCTCGTGGCCGTGGCGATGACCCTCTACGGGGTGTTCGTCGCCGTCGGGCTGCACTTCGGGGCGTGGCGGAAACTGGCCCGGGGCTGA
- a CDS encoding FecCD family ABC transporter permease — protein MASETADLPVSSGPGRALLVPLLVLATVVLALAGLGLGPVAISPAEMLAVLTGHGSPAHEAILLQIRAPRVVLALAAGTSLALSGATLQGVLRNPLADPGLIGVTAGAALGAVSVIVLMGGARGIPAGLAPYLLPLGAFAGAGAVTAFVFLAARNRAGTSVATLILAGVAVNAIAFAGIGGLIYVSDDVALRTLSLWQMGSLGGAGWPVALVALGVSALAATRFLPLAGALDLFQLGERAAFHAGLDVERAKFRAGLWTALATGAATAAAGPIGFIGLVAPHLARLMCGPGHRAVLPVSALTGTALLMLADLATRLAIPPAEPPIGLATSLIGGPFFLWLLLRRRGGLHG, from the coding sequence TTGGCCTCTGAAACCGCGGACCTGCCGGTGAGCTCCGGCCCCGGCCGGGCGCTGCTGGTACCGTTGCTGGTGCTGGCGACCGTCGTGCTGGCCCTCGCCGGGCTGGGGCTGGGGCCCGTGGCGATTTCGCCCGCCGAGATGCTCGCGGTGCTCACCGGCCACGGCAGCCCCGCGCATGAGGCCATCCTGCTGCAGATCCGCGCGCCGCGCGTGGTGCTGGCGCTGGCCGCGGGCACCAGCCTGGCGCTGTCGGGCGCCACGCTGCAGGGCGTGCTGCGCAACCCGCTGGCCGACCCGGGCCTGATCGGCGTCACCGCCGGCGCGGCGCTCGGCGCGGTGAGCGTGATCGTGCTCATGGGCGGGGCGCGCGGCATCCCCGCCGGTCTCGCCCCCTACCTGCTGCCGCTGGGCGCCTTCGCCGGGGCCGGAGCGGTGACGGCCTTCGTGTTTCTCGCCGCCCGGAACCGGGCCGGCACCTCGGTGGCCACGCTCATCCTTGCCGGGGTGGCGGTGAATGCCATCGCCTTCGCCGGCATCGGCGGGTTGATCTACGTGAGCGACGACGTCGCCCTGCGCACCCTGTCGCTGTGGCAGATGGGCTCGCTCGGCGGCGCCGGCTGGCCGGTGGCGCTGGTGGCGCTCGGCGTGAGCGCGCTGGCCGCCACGCGCTTCCTGCCGCTGGCCGGCGCGCTGGACCTGTTCCAGCTTGGCGAGCGCGCCGCCTTCCACGCCGGGCTGGACGTGGAGCGCGCCAAGTTCCGCGCCGGGCTCTGGACCGCGCTCGCCACCGGCGCGGCCACCGCGGCGGCCGGGCCGATCGGCTTCATCGGCCTGGTCGCGCCACATCTCGCCCGGCTGATGTGCGGGCCGGGGCACCGGGCGGTGCTGCCGGTCTCCGCGCTCACGGGAACCGCGCTCCTCATGCTGGCCGACCTCGCAACCCGCCTCGCCATCCCGCCGGCGGAGCCGCCCATCGGGCTGGCGACCAGCCTCATCGGCGGGCCGTTCTTCCTGTGGCTGCTGCTGCGGCGGCGGGGAGGGCTGCATGGCTGA
- a CDS encoding heme/hemin ABC transporter substrate-binding protein: MIRARTGGGLPARARAFPALALAGLALLAPLAAAAQERVVIAGGDLTEIAFALGAGDRVIAVDTTSNFPPEAAALPRVGYLRALPAEGILAQAPDLMLAGAEAGPPAVLEQLRAAGLAIGTGPSGTAADIVPRKMQFVADALGLSERAAPLIAEYQARMTRLAGLADGLATHPRVLFILALQEGAPLVAGAGTEAEEMIRLASGVNAVEGIEGYRPMTMEAIIAARPDAVLMMSDFLGRYGGAQAILARPDIAQTPAGQAGRLIAMDGMLLVGFGPRTPEAVRALMRALHPEDADRLGL, encoded by the coding sequence ATGATCCGCGCCCGGACCGGAGGAGGGCTGCCGGCCCGGGCGCGGGCGTTTCCGGCCCTGGCCCTCGCCGGGCTGGCGCTGCTCGCCCCCCTCGCCGCGGCCGCACAGGAGCGGGTGGTGATCGCGGGCGGAGACCTCACCGAGATCGCCTTCGCCCTGGGCGCCGGCGACCGGGTGATCGCGGTGGACACCACCTCGAACTTTCCGCCCGAGGCGGCCGCCCTGCCCCGGGTGGGCTACCTGCGCGCCCTGCCCGCGGAGGGCATCCTCGCCCAGGCGCCGGACCTGATGCTGGCCGGCGCCGAGGCCGGCCCGCCGGCGGTGCTCGAGCAGTTGCGCGCCGCCGGGCTGGCGATCGGGACCGGGCCGTCCGGCACCGCCGCCGACATCGTGCCGCGCAAGATGCAGTTCGTCGCCGACGCGCTCGGCCTGTCGGAGCGCGCGGCGCCGCTCATCGCGGAGTACCAGGCCCGGATGACCCGGCTCGCCGGCCTCGCCGACGGGCTGGCCACGCACCCCCGCGTGCTCTTCATCCTGGCGCTGCAGGAGGGCGCCCCGCTGGTGGCCGGTGCCGGCACGGAGGCGGAGGAGATGATCCGCCTCGCCAGCGGCGTGAACGCGGTGGAGGGCATCGAAGGCTACCGGCCGATGACAATGGAGGCCATCATCGCCGCACGCCCGGACGCGGTGCTGATGATGAGCGATTTCCTCGGGCGCTACGGCGGCGCGCAGGCCATCCTCGCGCGGCCCGACATCGCCCAGACCCCTGCCGGGCAAGCCGGGCGGCTGATCGCCATGGACGGGATGCTGCTGGTCGGCTTCGGGCCGCGCACACCGGAGGCGGTGCGCGCGCTGATGCGCGCGTTGCATCCCGAGGATGCGGACCGCCTTGGCCTCTGA
- a CDS encoding antibiotic biosynthesis monooxygenase family protein has protein sequence MFLAMNRFRVLPEATETFEEVWRSRESHLHEVPGFVSFHLLKGPAAEDHTLYASHTIWADRAAFEAWTKSEQFRRAHAGAGQNKPMTLGHPQVELFESILEA, from the coding sequence ATGTTCCTCGCCATGAACCGCTTCCGGGTGCTGCCCGAGGCCACCGAGACCTTCGAGGAGGTCTGGCGCAGCCGCGAGAGCCACCTCCACGAAGTGCCCGGCTTCGTCTCGTTCCACCTGCTCAAGGGCCCGGCGGCAGAGGACCACACGCTCTACGCCTCGCACACCATCTGGGCGGACCGCGCCGCCTTCGAGGCCTGGACGAAGTCCGAGCAGTTCCGCCGCGCCCATGCCGGGGCCGGGCAGAACAAGCCGATGACGCTGGGGCACCCGCAGGTCGAACTGTTCGAATCGATCCTCGAGGCCTGA
- a CDS encoding MarR family winged helix-turn-helix transcriptional regulator: protein MDPDCTCFRVRRLARQISQIYDAALREAGLKGTQMTLLDTIRTRGPLCIAELADAVGAERSSITRALSPLAAEGWISIGQGCDGRTKAVRITDAGQARIALAEPLWAGAQAEVSRLLGQSGKTELDRMLDQASRLLHQAEDETAPP, encoded by the coding sequence ATGGATCCTGATTGCACATGTTTCCGGGTGCGCCGCCTCGCGCGGCAGATCTCGCAGATCTATGACGCCGCGCTGCGCGAGGCGGGTCTGAAGGGCACCCAGATGACCCTGCTCGACACCATCCGCACGCGCGGCCCGCTGTGCATCGCCGAACTGGCCGACGCGGTGGGGGCCGAGCGCAGCTCCATCACCCGGGCCCTGTCGCCGCTGGCGGCCGAAGGCTGGATCTCCATCGGCCAGGGCTGCGACGGCCGCACCAAGGCAGTGCGAATCACCGACGCGGGCCAGGCCCGCATCGCCCTTGCCGAGCCGCTCTGGGCCGGGGCGCAGGCCGAGGTCTCGCGCCTGCTCGGGCAATCGGGCAAGACCGAACTGGACCGGATGCTGGACCAGGCCTCCCGCCTGCTGCACCAGGCCGAGGACGAAACCGCCCCGCCCTGA
- a CDS encoding GNAT family N-acetyltransferase, translated as MMDIRPVRQDEMPLILGWARDEGWNPGLDDAAMFHDADPEGFLVGHIRGEPVAAISVVRQGTSYGFLGLYIVPPKWRRRGLGLEIWKAGMERLEGRVVGLDGVPEQQDNYRLSGFEEAHQSHRYTGLLPSYMGRANVEPVGHRNLAPALSFDRKVAGVQRTTYIGRMLTDSVTRRSVAVVDGGVLHGLATARFCDTGVKIGPLLAYDGDVALQLISGLAPWIGRVPVSIDVPSPNHEGVKLVTGLGLKPVFQTARMYRGPAPKADISRCFGIATLELG; from the coding sequence ATGATGGACATCCGTCCGGTGCGGCAGGACGAAATGCCGCTGATCCTGGGCTGGGCCCGGGACGAGGGCTGGAACCCGGGGCTGGACGATGCCGCGATGTTCCATGACGCGGACCCGGAGGGCTTTCTCGTCGGCCACATTAGGGGAGAGCCGGTCGCCGCCATTTCCGTGGTGCGCCAGGGCACGTCCTACGGCTTTCTCGGGCTCTACATCGTGCCGCCGAAATGGCGCCGCCGCGGCCTCGGGCTGGAGATCTGGAAGGCGGGCATGGAGCGGCTGGAGGGCCGGGTCGTCGGGCTCGACGGCGTGCCGGAGCAGCAGGACAACTACCGTCTCTCCGGCTTCGAGGAAGCGCATCAGAGCCACCGCTACACCGGCCTGCTTCCCAGCTACATGGGCCGCGCCAACGTCGAGCCGGTGGGGCACAGGAACCTCGCGCCGGCGCTCAGCTTCGACCGCAAGGTCGCCGGGGTGCAGCGCACTACCTACATCGGCCGGATGCTGACCGACAGCGTCACCCGCCGCTCGGTGGCAGTGGTCGACGGCGGCGTGCTGCACGGGCTCGCAACCGCGCGCTTCTGCGACACCGGGGTGAAGATCGGCCCGCTGCTGGCCTATGACGGCGACGTGGCGCTCCAGCTCATCTCCGGCCTCGCGCCCTGGATCGGCCGTGTGCCTGTGTCCATCGACGTGCCCTCGCCGAACCATGAAGGCGTGAAACTGGTGACCGGCCTGGGCCTGAAACCGGTGTTCCAGACCGCGCGGATGTATCGCGGCCCGGCGCCGAAGGCCGACATCTCCCGCTGTTTTGGCATCGCCACGCTGGAACTCGGCTGA
- a CDS encoding ABC transporter ATP-binding protein, producing MRQASDLELVALTKRYGETVAVDAISLLVPAGTYCCLLGPSGCGKSSTLRMIAGHESVSDGDILLGSQRIGALPPARRGTAMMFQSYALFPHLSVIDNVSFSLKMKGVDKPTRHRRAGELLELVDISAYADRLPAQLSGGQQQRVALARALITEPQILLLDEPLSALDPFLRIRMRSELKRLQRELGISFVHVTHGQDEALALADMIVVMNRAKIEQAGTPREIFNAPVTEFVARFMGGHNVLTDGGRRHAIRTDRLAVSRGGAGLAAIVSGIEFQGHSVSVALRTAGADDLTAMVPEAEFYAAPLGPGDPVTLSWNPADLHPLAS from the coding sequence ATGCGCCAGGCATCTGATCTCGAACTGGTCGCGCTGACCAAGCGCTACGGGGAGACCGTGGCGGTCGACGCGATATCGCTGCTGGTGCCGGCGGGCACCTATTGCTGCCTGCTGGGGCCCTCGGGCTGCGGCAAGTCCTCCACGCTGCGGATGATCGCCGGCCACGAGAGCGTGAGCGACGGCGACATCCTGCTGGGCAGCCAGCGCATCGGCGCCCTGCCCCCGGCAAGGCGCGGCACCGCGATGATGTTCCAGAGCTACGCGCTCTTCCCGCACCTGAGCGTGATCGACAACGTGTCCTTCAGCCTCAAGATGAAGGGCGTGGACAAGCCCACCCGCCACCGCCGCGCCGGCGAGCTGCTGGAGCTGGTGGACATCTCGGCCTATGCGGACCGGCTGCCGGCGCAGCTCTCCGGCGGGCAGCAGCAGCGCGTGGCGCTGGCCCGCGCGCTGATCACCGAGCCGCAGATCCTGCTGCTCGACGAGCCGCTCTCCGCGCTCGACCCGTTCCTGCGCATCCGCATGCGCTCCGAGCTCAAGCGCCTGCAGCGCGAGCTCGGCATCAGCTTCGTGCACGTGACCCACGGCCAGGACGAGGCGCTGGCGCTGGCGGACATGATCGTGGTGATGAACCGCGCGAAGATCGAGCAGGCCGGCACGCCGCGCGAGATCTTCAACGCGCCCGTCACCGAGTTCGTCGCCCGCTTCATGGGCGGGCACAACGTGCTCACCGACGGCGGCCGCCGTCACGCCATCCGCACCGACCGCCTCGCGGTGAGCCGCGGCGGCGCCGGGCTGGCCGCCATCGTGAGCGGCATCGAATTCCAGGGTCACAGCGTGAGCGTGGCGCTGCGCACCGCCGGCGCGGACGATCTCACCGCGATGGTGCCGGAGGCGGAGTTCTACGCCGCCCCGCTGGGGCCGGGAGACCCGGTGACCCTTTCATGGAACCCCGCGGACCTGCATCCGCTGGCCAGCTGA
- a CDS encoding hemin-degrading factor translates to MLDSPDPAALFDRYTALVADGGTRRARDAAAALGVPEALLVDAKRAGGQARRLRPHPERGFAPVIEALPGVGDIMSLTRNEACVHERHGRFEALNVEGGAAFVLGAEIDLRLFLNRWASGFAVEEEVASGNRLSLQFFDASGTAIQKIYATDATDRIAFDALIETWELPAEAAASAPLTVTPAAPSRPDRPDSAIDVAALRADWAAMTDTHEFFGLLRRHDVGRQQALRLAGPEHALPLGPGAETRLLETCAAAGLPIMIFVGNAGTIQIHTGPVETIRPHGPWINVLDPRFNLHLRTDAVAAAWLVRKPTADGIVTSVELFDDTGFCFCMVFGARKPGQPEREDWRAIAAGLGAPVPA, encoded by the coding sequence ATGCTCGATTCGCCCGATCCCGCCGCCCTGTTCGACCGTTACACGGCCCTCGTCGCGGACGGCGGGACGCGCCGCGCGCGCGACGCCGCCGCCGCTCTCGGCGTTCCCGAAGCGCTGCTCGTCGACGCCAAGCGCGCCGGCGGGCAGGCGCGCCGGCTGCGCCCGCACCCCGAGCGCGGCTTCGCCCCGGTGATCGAGGCGCTGCCCGGCGTCGGCGACATCATGTCGCTCACCCGCAACGAGGCCTGCGTGCACGAACGCCACGGCCGGTTCGAGGCGCTGAACGTCGAGGGCGGGGCCGCCTTCGTGCTCGGCGCCGAGATCGACCTGCGCCTGTTCCTGAACCGCTGGGCCTCGGGCTTCGCGGTGGAGGAGGAGGTCGCCTCCGGCAACCGCCTCTCGCTGCAGTTCTTCGACGCGAGCGGCACCGCGATCCAGAAGATCTACGCCACCGACGCCACGGACCGCATCGCCTTCGACGCGCTGATCGAGACCTGGGAGCTGCCCGCCGAAGCCGCCGCCAGTGCGCCGCTGACCGTGACGCCCGCCGCACCCTCCCGGCCGGACCGCCCGGACAGCGCCATCGATGTCGCCGCCCTGCGCGCCGACTGGGCGGCGATGACCGACACGCATGAATTCTTCGGCCTGCTGCGCCGGCACGACGTCGGCCGCCAGCAGGCGCTGCGCCTCGCGGGGCCGGAGCACGCGCTGCCCCTCGGCCCCGGCGCCGAAACCCGGCTGCTGGAAACCTGCGCCGCCGCGGGCCTGCCCATCATGATCTTCGTCGGCAACGCCGGCACGATCCAGATCCACACCGGCCCGGTGGAAACCATCCGCCCCCACGGCCCCTGGATCAACGTGCTCGACCCGCGCTTCAACCTGCACCTGCGCACCGATGCGGTCGCCGCAGCCTGGCTGGTGCGAAAACCCACCGCCGACGGCATCGTGACCTCGGTGGAGCTGTTCGACGACACCGGCTTCTGCTTCTGCATGGTCTTCGGGGCGCGCAAGCCCGGCCAGCCGGAGCGGGAGGACTGGCGGGCCATCGCGGCCGGCCTCGGCGCGCCGGTGCCGGCATGA
- a CDS encoding ABC transporter substrate-binding protein: MTKTGVSRRSLLKGAAATATFAAGSTIGAPMIWAQNIKDVTLRQFGTGVSNLNEVAQKVKEDLGFTLEMTALDSDSVTQRAATQPNSFDIADIEYWICKKVWPSGNLQPMDVSKIKNYDKIVGIFKSGKLTPGSVIAQGTAPHTVGFVDGPDGTTFADHETGWMTLIPTIYNADTLGIRPDLIGRPISSWTELLNPEFKGKASILDISSIGIMDAAMVCEAMGEISYGDKGNMTREEIDKTMAIFTEAKKAGQFRAFWKSFDESVNLMASGEVVIQSMWSPAITAVKTKGIPCVYQPLKEGYRSWGGGIGLSKNLSGLELEAAYEYINWYLSGWVGGFLMRQGYYSAVPETSKEFMTADEWGYWFEGKPAQEDIVNPQGQVMEKAGATRDGGSFEERMGHVACWNSVMDENQYMVRKWNEFIAA; this comes from the coding sequence ATGACAAAGACCGGAGTGAGCCGGCGCAGCCTCCTCAAGGGTGCCGCCGCGACGGCCACCTTCGCGGCCGGCTCCACGATCGGCGCGCCGATGATCTGGGCCCAGAACATCAAGGACGTGACCCTGCGCCAGTTCGGCACCGGCGTGTCGAACCTCAACGAGGTGGCGCAGAAGGTGAAGGAGGACCTCGGCTTCACCCTGGAGATGACCGCGCTCGATTCCGATTCCGTCACCCAGCGCGCCGCCACCCAGCCCAACAGCTTCGACATTGCCGACATCGAGTACTGGATCTGCAAGAAGGTCTGGCCGTCGGGCAACCTGCAGCCGATGGATGTCTCCAAGATCAAGAACTACGACAAGATCGTGGGCATCTTCAAATCCGGCAAGCTCACCCCGGGGAGCGTGATCGCGCAGGGCACCGCGCCGCACACCGTGGGCTTCGTGGACGGGCCGGACGGCACGACCTTCGCCGATCACGAGACCGGCTGGATGACCCTGATCCCCACCATCTACAACGCCGACACGCTGGGCATCCGCCCCGACCTGATCGGCCGCCCGATCTCCAGCTGGACCGAGCTGCTGAACCCCGAGTTCAAGGGCAAGGCCTCGATCCTCGACATCTCCTCCATCGGCATCATGGACGCGGCGATGGTCTGCGAGGCGATGGGCGAGATCTCCTACGGCGACAAGGGCAACATGACCCGCGAGGAGATCGACAAGACCATGGCGATCTTCACCGAGGCGAAGAAGGCCGGCCAGTTCCGCGCCTTCTGGAAGAGCTTCGACGAGAGCGTGAACCTGATGGCCTCCGGCGAGGTGGTGATCCAGTCCATGTGGTCGCCCGCCATCACCGCAGTGAAGACCAAGGGCATTCCCTGCGTCTACCAGCCGCTGAAGGAGGGCTACCGCTCCTGGGGCGGCGGGATCGGCCTGTCGAAGAACCTCTCGGGCCTCGAGCTGGAGGCAGCCTACGAGTACATCAACTGGTATCTCTCCGGTTGGGTCGGCGGCTTCCTGATGCGCCAGGGCTACTACTCCGCCGTGCCCGAGACCTCGAAGGAATTCATGACCGCCGACGAGTGGGGCTACTGGTTCGAGGGCAAGCCCGCGCAGGAGGACATCGTGAACCCGCAGGGCCAGGTGATGGAGAAGGCCGGCGCCACCCGTGACGGCGGCTCCTTCGAGGAGCGCATGGGCCACGTGGCCTGCTGGAACTCGGTGATGGACGAGAACCAGTACATGGTTCGCAAGTGGAACGAGTTCATCGCCGCCTGA
- a CDS encoding TRAP transporter small permease subunit has product MPAVLLAYIRWVERVNRVIGRAAMYLIFAMMGILLWSSVSKGFFQPSLWTLEMAQFVMVGYYILGGPYSMQLGDHVRMDLLYGRWSPRAKAWADGITCLCLIVYLALLFYGAVSSTSYALQYGERSYSSWRPYMAPIKLVMCVGIFLMLLQATAVFLRDIARIRGEEIA; this is encoded by the coding sequence ATGCCGGCGGTCCTTCTGGCCTACATCCGCTGGGTGGAGCGCGTGAACCGGGTGATCGGCCGCGCGGCCATGTACCTGATCTTCGCGATGATGGGCATCCTGCTGTGGTCCTCGGTGTCGAAGGGCTTCTTCCAGCCCTCGCTCTGGACGCTGGAGATGGCCCAGTTCGTGATGGTGGGCTACTACATCCTCGGCGGCCCCTACTCCATGCAGCTCGGCGACCATGTGCGCATGGACCTGCTCTACGGCCGCTGGAGCCCGCGCGCCAAGGCCTGGGCGGACGGCATCACCTGCCTGTGCCTGATCGTCTACCTCGCCCTCCTGTTCTACGGCGCCGTCTCCAGCACCTCCTACGCGCTGCAATACGGCGAGCGCAGCTACTCCAGCTGGCGGCCCTACATGGCGCCGATCAAGCTGGTGATGTGCGTCGGCATCTTCCTGATGCTGCTGCAGGCCACCGCCGTCTTCCTGCGCGACATTGCCCGCATCCGCGGCGAGGAGATCGCATGA